GAGCCCCCGCGCTCCACCTCCTCAACTTTCTGCACTTCTGGTACCCAGTGCCGTGTCGTCCGTTCAATCATATCCCTCAGAGTTGTCTTGCTGCTCCTACACTTACGGCACGCTCCCAGCATCTCAACCAGCATCACTGAATCCGCAAGCCCAACAAAGCGAATGTCACCACCGTCAGCTTGAAGCTGTGGTCTAATCGTGGTAGAGATAAGTTCTTtcaacaccaccactacctCAGAATCGCCATCCTGTGGGATGGTATCTGGATGCGGGTGAGGAGCATCTGCGTCGATATGAGCCCGACCACTGTACAGGTGATCCGTGAGAAGGGCGCTAACATGAAGCTTTAGCTCACTCCAATGTGTGCTGCGCACCAGATCACGCAGAGCGGCCTCATCCACTGAGTCTAGTGCAACCCCGCCCTGCGAACCTAGATTATCCTCGGTGTTTTCGCCGCCACCGTCCACACTTTCGTTAGGGTCATTGCGACCAGAAAGTGTTTTTACCTGCTCGCAGTTTTCTTCCATGGCGTCCATAACCTTCCGCTGGAGCGCCGCTGACCGTTCGGCCGTTTCTTCCGGTGTCGCGGTGGGATTACCGCCGAGTCTAACAGCGTACTGTCGCACTGCAGCCGCCGTGTCGTCATCGTCC
The genomic region above belongs to Trypanosoma brucei brucei TREU927 chromosome 10, whole genome shotgun sequence and contains:
- a CDS encoding HIRA-interacting protein 5, putative (similar to HIRA-interacting protein 5 (mHIRIP5) (Swiss-Prot:Q9QZ23) (Mus musculus)): MVEEVTIGRDFVTVRRVDDDDTAAAVRQYAVRLGGNPTATPEETAERSAALQRKVMDAMEENCEQVKTLSGRNDPNESVDGGGENTEDNLGSQGGVALDSVDEAALRDLVRSTHWSELKLHVSALLTDHLYSGRAHIDADAPHPHPDTIPQDGDSEVVVVLKELISTTIRPQLQADGGDIRFVGLADSVMLVEMLGACRKCRSSKTTLRDMIERTTRHWVPEVQKVEEVERGGSHERQRQGKD